In Populus trichocarpa isolate Nisqually-1 chromosome 16, P.trichocarpa_v4.1, whole genome shotgun sequence, a genomic segment contains:
- the LOC18105981 gene encoding cell wall / vacuolar inhibitor of fructosidase 2 has translation MVSRPSPPRLLHSISLLLLLLLSIFHASDAATALVDKVCKQTSSYPFCVRSLYSDSRTPEADEYTLAYISVGVAYNNATSTQHYISDQLRSIKVNGSTHHDQQQRLQMCSRGYQRAVSALAMAHNDLDSETFFELARLAAKASSGANDCKAAFKGIPSPTALAKGNQDLVYLCEICGVVAKLFTRM, from the coding sequence ATGGTGTCTCGCCCCTCCCCCCCTCGTCTTCTTCACTCTATCTCCTTGTTGctacttcttcttctctccATATTCCATGCCTCTGATGCAGCGACTGCCCTAGTGGACAAGGTTTGCAAACAAACTTCAAGTTATCCATTCTGCGTGCGCTCTCTCTACTCTGACTCGCGAACCCCAGAAGCTGATGAGTACACGCTGGCTTACATTTCAGTTGGGGTAGCTTACAACAACGCTACCTCCACCCAACATTACATATCTGATCAGCTCAGGTCAATCAAGGTCAATGGCTCTACCCACCACGATCAGCAGCAGCGTCTCCAAATGTGTAGCCGCGGTTACCAAAGGGCTGTTTCAGCTCTGGCAATGGCCCACAATGACCTGGACTCCGAGACCTTCTTCGAATTGGCTAGGCTGGCAGCCAAAGCCTCTAGCGGTGCTAATGATTGCAAGGCTGCTTTCAAGGGAATTCCTTCACCAACAGCACTAGCCAAAGGGAACCAAGACTTGGTGTATCTTTGTGAAATTTGTGGTGTTGTTGCTAAATTATTTACTAGAATGTGA